From a single Capsicum annuum cultivar UCD-10X-F1 chromosome 12, UCD10Xv1.1, whole genome shotgun sequence genomic region:
- the LOC107849716 gene encoding PLASMODESMATA CALLOSE-BINDING PROTEIN 3, which produces MEVLIVFVAMLSIIVRTKAMWCVVRSDASHQALQRGLDYACGNGADCAPIQSTGLCYLPNTIQNHAAYAYNSYYQRNNMAPGSCHFSGTATFAKTDPSYGSCVYPASPRAAGGPIPPGIGGHNNTSGGITTTPILYSPPRAIINPVYANRTTPITESTDPDSQDSKATCPKFWTMATLVPTCLMSLHMIHDFQLL; this is translated from the exons ATGGAAGTGTTGATAGTTTTTGTAGCGATGTTAAGTATTATTGTTAGAACAAAGGCTATGTGGTGTGTAGTAAGAAGTGATGCAAGTCATCAAGCATTACAAAGAGGTTTAGATTATGCTTGTGGTAATGGTGCTGATTGTGCACCAATTCAATCTACTGGACTTTGTTATCTTCCAAATACTATTCAAAATCATGCTGCTTATGCATACAATAGTTACTATCAAAGGAACAACATGGCTCCTGGTTCTTGTCACTTTTCTGGGACTGCTACTTTTGCCAAAACTGATCCAA GTTATGGATCTTGTGTCTACCCGGCTTCCCCAAG AGCTGCTGGAGGGCCGATTCCTCCGGGAATTGGAGGCCACAACAACACGAGTGGAGGGATCACGACCACCCCAATACTATATTCACCACCACGAGCGATTATAAACCCTGTATATGCGAACAGAACGACACCAATTACAGAATCAACTGATCCCGACTCTCAAGATTCTAAAGCAACTTGTCCTAAGTTTTGGACAATGGCAACCTTAGTTCCAACATGTTTGATGTCTCTCcacatgattcatgattttcaacttttgtag
- the LOC107849806 gene encoding rho GDP-dissociation inhibitor 1-like isoform X1 produces the protein MSAIVEPMSPKKALIMETMMDENDQQDKMKIQDDESLREEQLLESNLGSSEGGENELEPVLQEPKLYIICPGRSDLVLCEPFISTPKDCLFTLKEASKYKLKFSFIVSNNGVSGLKYINTTWKSGVRVDKTQVMLGNFEPRKDPYVYELEEDVTPSGVFARGVYTTRTQVIDEKERSYMDIKYYFDIQKQWPNQIS, from the exons ATGTCAGCTATTGTTGAACCAATGTCACCAAAGAAGGCCTTAATTATGGAGACAATGATGGATGAAAATGATCAacaagacaaaatgaaaattcaG GATGATGAAAGTTTGAGGGAGGAACAACTTCTTGAGAGTAATCTTGGCTCTTCAGAGGGAG GAGAGAATGAATTAGAACCAGTGTTACAAGAACCAAAATTGTACATAATTTGTCCAGGCAGATCAGATTTAGTGCTATGTGAGCCATTCATTTCTACACCTAAAGATTGCCTGTTCACTCTCAAGGAAGCAAGTAAATACAAGCTCAAATTTTCATTTATTGTCTCCAACAATGGTGTTTCTGGTCTCAAATACATCAACACCACCTGGAAATCTGGTGTAAGAG TTGATAAAACTCAAGTGATGCTAGGAAATTTTGAACCTAGAAAAGATCCATATGTATATGAATTAGAAGAAGATGTCACACCTTCTGGTGTTTTTGCAAGGGGTGTATATACTACAAGAACACAG GTTATAGATGAAAAAGAAAGAAGCTATATGGATATCAAGTACTACTTTGACATTCAAAAGCAATGGCCTAATCAAATCTCCTAG
- the LOC107849806 gene encoding rho GDP-dissociation inhibitor 1-like isoform X2, translated as MSAIVEPMSPKKALIMETMMDENDQQDKMKIQDDESLREEQLLESNLGSSEGGENELEPVLQEPKLYIICPGRSDLVLCEPFISTPKDCLFTLKEASKYKLKFSFIVSNNGVSGLKYINTTWKSGVRVDKTQVMLGNFEPRKDPYVYELEEDVTPSGVFARGVYTTRTQVE; from the exons ATGTCAGCTATTGTTGAACCAATGTCACCAAAGAAGGCCTTAATTATGGAGACAATGATGGATGAAAATGATCAacaagacaaaatgaaaattcaG GATGATGAAAGTTTGAGGGAGGAACAACTTCTTGAGAGTAATCTTGGCTCTTCAGAGGGAG GAGAGAATGAATTAGAACCAGTGTTACAAGAACCAAAATTGTACATAATTTGTCCAGGCAGATCAGATTTAGTGCTATGTGAGCCATTCATTTCTACACCTAAAGATTGCCTGTTCACTCTCAAGGAAGCAAGTAAATACAAGCTCAAATTTTCATTTATTGTCTCCAACAATGGTGTTTCTGGTCTCAAATACATCAACACCACCTGGAAATCTGGTGTAAGAG TTGATAAAACTCAAGTGATGCTAGGAAATTTTGAACCTAGAAAAGATCCATATGTATATGAATTAGAAGAAGATGTCACACCTTCTGGTGTTTTTGCAAGGGGTGTATATACTACAAGAACACAG gtCGAGTGA